ctgtgctccttggcagtgtgtattttttattaagttttgtgaactcaagatcatgggtcccaaaagtaaaagtttggcgagaaacacacaaaatagcctgttttcacatactgattacacttagaaattaaataaaggagtgagtacaaatggttttctgcccacaagcaactcttctttgcaatgcaaaaaaccagaagtctctagatgtcatggttaccaaaatattacaggttgaatgaggtagtatcatcggtttacgtgGTCTTGCGTCAgatcgggttcagcggccttggctagagcgcgaaaaaacgggccccttgtatcctctctctctctctctctctctctctctctctctctctctctctctctctctctctctctctctctctctctctctctctctctctctctctctcctgttctgataccactctcattcaaaagttgtctccctgtaacatggcgagagacccaatgtatagaagtaaggcacacaggagaggtggcggattcagacacaatgaaatcactgtcaatcgctcctaccatttatcgttggtgacacagtgacgtagaccatatgtttactcctgatgagtgttgccagctcacaagcaaagaaaatgggaagaaaataaccaaaatatagctttaaaaagcctaaacgtctatcgatgtgCCCCATGCCTTGCGTGGTGAACGTCTATTGATGTGTCCtgagttttgcgggttaagttgttattttgggcaatatagttaatttatatcatgcatacaataaacattgtatttatcttatattaaatctatgtttggttggtatttaaaatatgtttttttttttttttttcaggggggggtaaattcatatctcaagaacgaattaattgtatttccattaacataggaaaaatttatttgatatacaattttttttatatacaacgattgTTACGGAACTAATTAAAATCGTATGTCAAAATACCACTGTAACTTAGTTGAGGAAGAGTCTCACTTGAAAcaaaaatgtgagagaattgTTAGGTAGATATTGTATGGATAACTCAGCAGATGTGAATTTAAAATGAATATCATGTAAGATTTTGATTAATTATCTTATAGCAGTGGTTTCCAATCTGTGATACACATACCACTGGTGGTTAGCgaaggccttccaggtggtaccTGAGCACTCTCAGgataatatatatgtaatttttaGTTCAGTTAAATTAAGCATCGATCAGCTGGttgagaagaaacagatgcatcccttGCATTAAATTGAGTGGTGTTccttgttagttcatttgtgcACTTGTTCTATTTGTGAATAAATTGACATTtgctggaattgagtttttctgAATTCAGGTGGTACGCTGGGACTATACGAGACCTCCTAGTGGTGCTCGCTAAGGAAatgtttgggaaccactggctTATAGGctatacatattctctctctctctctctctctctctctctctctctctctctctctctctctctctctctctctctctctctctctctctctctctctctctctctctctctctctctcattactgcttatttatttagttaagtGTGGTTGGTGTTGTACATGCAGTGGTACAGATTAACATGTTAGTTTAGGTAAGCTAGACATATTAAATGACAAGGGCAAGCTGGAAGATATATAGAAGTGACAGtttaaaaagagtaaaagatatTGGGTAAGGAATGAGCAGTATATGAGCTGTGGTTTGTACGTGAAGAGGGCGGGGTGGAGATGAGCAGGTAACACTACACATGTGTCTCTTTATAGGCATAGCAGTGAAGATATTAATTTATATTTGAAGGTTCTGGTTGAACCAAAGCTATGCATTTGCCGTTAAGTCATTTATCAAAAAAATTTTCATGTTTGATCATACCAGCACGCATATTTCTATACATAGTTATGTAGATCCATAGATCCATATAAATTCATCGAGCAATTTGTTACAGTATGATATGCAAGTATTATGTTCATCAAACAGATGCAAAGAGTGAATGGTGATGATTTCAGTGCAATtgatagacaaacaaatgaataaaatgtaaCTGCATGTGAGCCTCAAAAAGTGAAAGACTAGCTGGGTTAAGGGTGCAGGATACCATGTAGCTTGGGTTTGTGCGCAAAAGTATGGTAATGGTCTGGTGTAACTCCATGGCCTTATTCTTCGACTATTTCCTTCCAGACCTTCAAAGAACTCATTGTATACATATAATATGGTTGTATAAAGTGGCAAAAAGAAATGTCACTAATCCTCTACCCTCAACAAGTTTAGGAACCTTTGGGAATGCTGGTTTTTCGGGTGGGGTTTAGACAAAAACAAGTATTTTCCCGGGAGTAAATTATCAgaatttccaaaaaaaaaatatggcagaTGCGTGATTACAATAACTTGAAATGCACCCTTAAAACACATTCTCCAATCATAATAACACAAACAATGAATGGAAAATTTTACACCTTGTTGGAAAATAAATTACATATTCTAACTTGACATCCATTAATGTGCTTTAGGTGATTCTGATTATTTACTTCTTGGAAATActcattttcatcttattcaccCAAAAAACTTGCATTCCCGCACAGGTCCCTCTAGTTCATTGGAGGTAGGGCAAGTAGGTCAAACCATTGTATTATGACGTACACAATTGGTTTTGTGAAAGTCTATAGAAGGAAATAGTCAAAAATAAGGTGCTGGAGTTATACTGGATCATTACCCAAATTAATACTAATGTGTCACTCAGCGGATCAGCTAGTAAGAACGTGAATACAGTCTTATTTGACCAAATCAGTTTGACAAGACCAGAGAGAGTGGTGTCTGATAGTTGACGGTTGTCATGGATTCAATTTGCCATTGTAAAATGTGCCTAAAGTTACCTAGGTAAgtacataaacacatacacacacataataaaagaaaaaaaaaaaatccatgaatttaaaggcgggttcacacttgTCAATTTGCGACTGTCTTTACGTACATAGAGTTTTCGACTCAAAATTGGTGCCCAGCAACTGGAGAAAGCAATCGCAAATCAAGACCCAACATGTTTGTCTTGCTAGTGATTTGGTAATGGAGTCTGATTCTAGGCTAACAAGTCCAAATACTAGAGCTCATGGCTGTGTATTAAGCAAGATGGTAGTTGTTCAAATCAGTAGTAGTTCTATCACAGTGTAcctaagacaaagaaaaaaaaaaatactcggaCGTAAATACATTGTAGAAGCTGGTGAATTGTACATACTGAAACTGTTTAGCCGCTGGAAAAAAAGGGTCTAAATTGTATTATACCATCCTGCGAATAATATGGTATTAGATATGTTGAAAAACTTTCCCCATTTCTTTGATTGCTTTCTTTAGcaaatatttgtatatttacacagttttattagtaTGTATTAGTATTGCTGATGATTATATAGGAAAATTTTGGTGCAGTTTGTTGAGTCATACCAATGCTATCTGCCTGTTTTGCCTAAGTTCAACAGTGCAtccaaaataaaatacaaaagcacAGGAAGAACGTTTGAccaaaaatatatttaaaatccATGAGACGATCCTAATAATATATCGTTAGGCCATGCAGAAATTGTGAATTACACAGTAAAACTAATGAAATGGGACGTGATTAGTTgttcacaaaaagaaaaagaaaaaaattgttgggcgtttgaatttttttaacatttatcATGGAAATGTGAAGTAACTTTAGGAATGTTATCTACATAATGTTTCAAGTAGGATGAATGATATTTTCCTTTGCAGGTTGGCAGTGAAGACCGGGACTCTGGCACTGAGTCTGATGACGAACAGCCTTACGACGACCCTGAGCCTGGTATGTGTCATCCTGGACTCCAACACCCTGCACCCATCATCCTACCTCAGCACATGTATCCTGCCCCTGCTACCAAGCAGTTACTTCAACATCCCTGAGCACTGCCTTCTCCTTACCCACTGAAGTTTTTGGGATCTGAACCTGTGCAGGCTGACACTTGGTGTTAATTTGCTTATATAATGAGCATCTGTCTTCCTGTGCCAGGACCTCAGGAGCCCAACCACTTCACAACTGCTTGAACAAGACTGATAGCATGAGCAGCCTCGGAACATGCATGCTTTAGCATCTGTTTAactagagtgagtgagtgtttttttttttttttttttttttttttttagtaattggCTTAATCATATATTGTAGTCTGTTATTTGAACCAACCAAACTACTGAAAACGAAGAGGGATTATATAATCCAATTATTCAATATAATTCTACATAAATAGTAATAGCCAAGGACATGTTACATTTAGACAAACATCAGCAAGCTATTTGTGAACATCGTCACTTCATTGAAGTTTAAAAGTGTTGCTATATGCAACTGTACATACAGCAAAGCCTTGCAATTCACTGTTTATCGGTACTGCAGCATTACTATGAGATACAGTGCTGGTCCTTGTTATGTTAATCCCCATCACAATTTATGGTTCTCAGTGGTGTTggcttttgttttagttttcatttatttatctttttgtttcttttatttatttgtttatttacattatttgtataattgatttatatataatcacaaaaaaaataaggataattCAAAGTTTAGGAAGTTGATCTATTCACttgttgtatatatgtatactttttttgtgcattattattgtttgttattattattattattattattactatttattattattattattattagtagtagtagtagtagtagtagtagtattttattattattatttttattattattattattataattatcattattatcatttttactattattattatttttgttattattattattattattattattattattattattattattattattattattattattttctttaattttatgattattattgttatttaatttatttatctctattaATTTACTTCTTTAGTTTTGCAATTGATAACTTATAGTTtcaagcacaaaagaaaaaaaagtttcgtcttttacaactGTCCCAAAGAGTTTCTCAAGGCAGCAACTTCAGTAAAGGACAGGTGTAGAAACATGTTATTATAATTGTGACCCTAGTAACCTCATATGATATGAATTTGTGCGATGGTAATTGATTATTAGCAACAACTGCTCCATTGCTAGAGGACTCATATACCATTATGCTCAAAGTAAAAGTTTTTGCTCCATATATCCCTTGATATCCTTGCTACCCTCACTCGGGTCCAACATGAGTAATTCAAATCAGCAGCACTTTTTTCAGCTTAGGAAAAAAGccatacataataaaaagaacattCAGAGAATACTGGATGTCATGAAATGTAGATATGTTAGGTTTCATCAGGAAAGTGCTAATTCAGATTGAGGAATGAATCTCCACATCACAATGGACCTACTAAGTTGTAGCCCACATGTCatcttgaaagtgaaagaagaccTCTATGCAGAGCAGTTCTGGAATATTTTTGAAGTTGCAGTGGTGTCATGATAAACTATCCCATGGAAATTAAAGCAAGTGGTCATCATCCCTCTGACTTTACTtcatatttgttgatttttaccTCCTTGTTGAATGTCTCCACTGTAGCAACTACATCTTGGTTCCTAAGGTTATACTTATAAATACGTGACTCACCGCCTGGGATACTTGTAATGGTGCTCAGTCAGTCAGGATTAAGCTTTGTCAGACAGAGTTTTCTTAACTAGATTGTTATAGGTAGTAGTCTATAGAGATTAAAAATTTATTCAATTGAATGTATTGAATGATTGGTTATAGTCATCTTATCTGCAAATTCTTGACAGTGAAATGACAGCCTTGCATGACCAAAGTATGCATTTGGTCATTAACCTGAGTAACcttattattttggtgtatcAAGGGAATTACGGAACATAAATTTAGCATTTGTCTACATTGGGTATGTTAGTTCATAATAGTCTTGGAGTTTTTTCTATAGGAGGCTTCCTAACAATTTtcaatgttaataaaatattaTTAATTAAAAAGATTGTTTCAGATAGGCTGTCATTCTAACCCTTTGTGTCTCCATGTATCTCATCCTCTTCAAGTTTTCCACTACAAGTAGTTGTAAGAACTTGTGGATTATTTCTAAATTTATCtgttacaactttttttttctgtaatttctctttatttttccttacttctaatGCTATTTGCATTTTAGATTTCTGTGATTATTtgatttttgttaatttattatGGCTACATACTTTCCTATGTTCAGTCTTTAGGAACTTTTAATTGACTCAGCTCTCATGTTAATCTTTTACTTATCCTATGGTAGAAGATTGTGTTTATTAGGTACTTAAACAAGGTTACATAAATTGGTGAATATATTTATTCCATGATtcaaattattgttattttcttaatcttttgcATGAAAGCTTTTGTGCTTTCTTATGGTATCTCACACTTATTGTACCatcttcattatatatatatatatatatatatatatatatatatatatatatatatatatatatatatatatatatatatatatatatatatatatatatatatatatatatatatatatatatatatatatatatatatatatatatatatataatcccacgccaccaccttatccactacaccaccacgtATTAAGCCTGAGTAGGTGTTCGCTTAATAGCTTTTGTTCACCAAAAAAGTATTTTTTACCATTTGTTAGTACTCATGATTCTATTTGGCACTTGAAGATTATCCCAACTTGCTATAATGTGTGGTTTCTCATATCAGAGTTACAAAGTCTGAGCCAAGAGATTCTTAGTCTCAGCTCTTGATTAGGTCTTAATCATCACTGTGGTTAGTTGCACCATCACCATTGGCAAAAAGGATCCATTGCTGGGGGTATGGGTGCTCCAGTGTGGGTTTGTGGGTGAAGtgaaattccatctcccacagATGTGGACATCTTGACAgggaagtgctctctctctctctctctctctctctctctctctctctctctctctctctctctctctctctctctctctctctctctctctctctctctctctctctctctctctctctctctctctctctctctatatatatatatatatatatatatatatatatatatagtactagACAAAAATACACTACCATGTGGGTATGCCGTTGCATATTTATGGTGAAAAAAGAATGGTGTTTAGGAGGATGAagtaaagttaaataaaaatttGCGACCATTCTATGACATCATGGAATATTTCCTGCTCGAGGacaaacacaaaccaaactTCAGGCTGCCTCTGGCAGTAGTAGAGTGAGGTTGTCTGCACTGTCCTGCTCCATGGCAGGCCTCCAGAACTGCATGACTTGGGTAGATAATAGTGTTTTATTTGTAACATTATGTCAAAATCTAAGGATTTAATGAGTGAGACAATTGCCAGATAATTGGTCTAAAGAAAAGAGGCCATACTATTACCAAAATTTGCAGTTTGACTGGCGTGGGGTGAACGGGTGTGAAGAAGTACATATGCAAATtttatgaaggaggaagtgatcaaATACCACAGAAGAAACCCTACTCTGGCCAACCACACAAGATCTCAAATCATGGTACAAACATGCTGTAATTGTAGGTGCTAACTCTACTGTTCATTGCAGCTTGTTTGTAGCAGAATTTGAGATCTTGCGTGTTCTTTCAGAGCAATGTTTCTTCTGTGGTATTTGATGACTTCCTTCTTCATGAAATTTGTGTATATACTTCTTCATGCTTGTTCACCACGCGCCAGTTAAATTGCAAATTTTTGGTAATTGTATGGCCTTTTTTTAGGCCAATTATCTGAGCAATGGTCTCACTTATTAAATTCTTATATTTCAACATAGTGTGGCAAATAAAGCACTATTAACTACCCAAGTCATGCAGTTCCAGAGGCCTGTCATGGAGCAAGACACTGCAGACAACCTCACTCCGCTACTGCCAGAGGCAGCCTGAAAGTTGGGTTTCTGTTTGGCCTTGAGCAGGAAAGATTCAATGACATAAAATGGTTGCAAGTTTTTGTCTAATTTTACTTCACCCTCATtaacatcattctttttttttcaccataaaTACATAACAATGTACCCACATGGTTGTGTATTTTTGTCtagtactgtatatatatatatatatatatatatatatatatatatatatatatatatatatatatatatatatatatatatggatttcTCAATTTATGCGAGGGATATGTTCCTGAAGGCATCACATAATGTGAAAATCGCATTAAGGGAACATGATTACAGAACTAAACTGTACACTGTTAGAGGTTCCACTGTACATGGATTTCTTGATTTATGCAAGGGATATGTTTCCGAAGGAATTACATAATGTGAAAATTGCATAAagtgaacatgattactgaactCAATTATATACTGTTTAAGGTtctactgtgtgtatatatatatatatatatatatatatatatatatatatatatatatatatatatatatatatatatatatcaatgaacAAAAACTATTTTCCCAAAAAGAATCAATGTAAAATATTCATCTGTTCCTGAACCCGCAGCTGCATCTGAAAGAGCGTCTTGGTATGCACCCTGTGGTTCCTGCAGCACGTATCCTCTAACAAATGCATTTATGTACAACTCAGCTGCAATAAACAAAGAATGATCTTTGTCTTAGTAATGGGATCTAACTAACAGCAAGATGGTACATGCTGATCTTCCTGACAATGTTTATCATGCATCACTAGCTGTCCTGAAGGTGAAGCACTCCTGTGCTGCAATCAGCTGTGATGATAATATGGCAGCCCAAACAAACATCTCGCAGAATATCCTAATTCTCAACATTTGCCAGACCAACAAGGCATCTTGACATCGTGTTATTCTAAAGAATCTacataattaaaaaataaataaactaggtttttttaccttgtgttatTTAAATTATCACAATCTCAACAcgcataaatcaataaatacttgtacgtacatacatgctTTGGTTTATTTGGTTTAGGAACATAATCTATTAAAAAGATCCATCACTAttagaagttaaaaaaaaaaaatgttctcagatGGCAAGTCTCAAAAACTCAAAGGATTGAAAACTATTGTGTCACTTAAAAGTAtggtaaaaacaaacacaagcaatGTCTTTTAACCTACAATGAGAAAATTCATTAAAGAAACATAAATGGATACTCACCCAAGTGACAAGTTGGTCATGTGCCAAATTAGCCTTTGCAAATGTATAGtgaaaattaatatatttttttctggccGTATATCACGTTGATTAAAAGTCAAATAAGTATGTGTTACACTGTGTACCACACTGTTGTATACTTCTACTTATAAGAATTTCCACAGTAAAGTATAGCCATAATTTAATTCCACAGGAACCACCTGATTGCTTCATGAAAGACAACTGGGAAATGTATTGGGTCAGTTATGACCATATTAAGTACTTATGATATGATTATACTAGCAATTATTATAGTTTAGGTTATTCATTATGAATTTATCACATTTAGTAGAACAATGATTTTATTCATAAGATGACAAAGCCTTGTTTTATCCACAGGCAGCGAGATGTCAAGTGAGGTGTCGAGTGGGTGTAGCGTGAGGTCACGCCCCACTAGCCAGACCagcacagacacactcacttgCGATGATCTGCCAATGGCTGCTGATGCCCCAGACATGCCCCCCCCTGCCATCATCCCTCCATCCTCAGGCTCCTCTTCCACAGGCCCTTATCATCAcccacaccatcatcaccaccaccatcaccatcatcaccatcatcatcttcatcacagTCATCATCCACATCTAGGGCGGAGAGCACGGACTCCTCGCCACCTCCACCCTCCCATACGGACCTCAGAACCCCCAAGAGAGTCCCCAGCCTTAGAGTCCCCAGTAGAACCTTTCCTGGACTCTGAATTTGTTAGTGAATGTGATGTGTGTGACCCTGTTGAACATCATTCATCAGAAGAAGAGTTGGAAACACTCACAGGATCATGGCCAAGGGAAACAGGCCCcccagaaaagagaaaatggtcaCAGGTTGCAAGGGTCTCTCTCACAGATTCTGGTAAGTAGTTTTTATTTACCATATTTTGTTTGAAATGTGGATTAGCTtggattttttccttcattagttagTGAGGTATTTAGTTAGTTAGATAGTTATTTAGTtaaagtccgttcatccaaagaatccaggccgaaactgctagttcggttggcagcctgccacccgccactaaaccttcccgacacttagattttct
Above is a genomic segment from Portunus trituberculatus isolate SZX2019 chromosome 40, ASM1759143v1, whole genome shotgun sequence containing:
- the LOC123516110 gene encoding AT-rich interactive domain-containing protein 1B-like isoform X2, yielding MSVGSEDRDSGTESDDEQPYDDPEPGSEMSSEVSSGCSVRSRPTSQTSTDTLTCDDLPMAADAPDMPPPAIIPPSSGSSSTGPYHHPHHHHHHHHHHHHHHLHHSHHPHLGRRARTPRHLHPPIRTSEPPRESPALESPVEPFLDSEFVSECDVCDPVEHHSSEEELETLTGSWPRETGPPEKRKWSQVARVSLTDSGSSDEEVCGLTTGPRPPVQFRTSPPLEAHKPLRSVSPPTKVLSLANSGREGISSASGGETSGSPGVGGSEGGTARAEGGARAASPRKRHRQTPRPHQMHRPCLDFEKMQQMQNRTVTQWRNGGELSLSSC
- the LOC123516110 gene encoding lateral signaling target protein 2 homolog isoform X1, yielding MINQLRYVTRKLQGQTLNEAPENGGKVGSEDRDSGTESDDEQPYDDPEPGSEMSSEVSSGCSVRSRPTSQTSTDTLTCDDLPMAADAPDMPPPAIIPPSSGSSSTGPYHHPHHHHHHHHHHHHHHLHHSHHPHLGRRARTPRHLHPPIRTSEPPRESPALESPVEPFLDSEFVSECDVCDPVEHHSSEEELETLTGSWPRETGPPEKRKWSQVARVSLTDSGSSDEEVCGLTTGPRPPVQFRTSPPLEAHKPLRSVSPPTKVLSLANSGREGISSASGGETSGSPGVGGSEGGTARAEGGARAASPRKRHRQTPRPHQMHRPCLDFEKMQQMQNRTVTQWRNGGELSLSSC
- the LOC123516110 gene encoding AT-rich interactive domain-containing protein 1B-like isoform X3 — its product is MSSEVSSGCSVRSRPTSQTSTDTLTCDDLPMAADAPDMPPPAIIPPSSGSSSTGPYHHPHHHHHHHHHHHHHHLHHSHHPHLGRRARTPRHLHPPIRTSEPPRESPALESPVEPFLDSEFVSECDVCDPVEHHSSEEELETLTGSWPRETGPPEKRKWSQVARVSLTDSGSSDEEVCGLTTGPRPPVQFRTSPPLEAHKPLRSVSPPTKVLSLANSGREGISSASGGETSGSPGVGGSEGGTARAEGGARAASPRKRHRQTPRPHQMHRPCLDFEKMQQMQNRTVTQWRNGGELSLSSC